TAAGCTGATGCTCTATATGATCGGTAATATCATGTGCTTCAAGCAAAGAAAGTTCATCGGCTAATTCAAGGTGTAATTGGATAAAGCGTACCGAGCCTGCTCGTCTTGTGCGAATGTCGTGTAAGCCGATAACTCTTGTGTCCGCTAAGGCGATACGTTTAATTTGTTCAATTTCTTGTTCAGGCAATGCCACATCTAATAATAATTGGGTGGATTCAATTAAAATTTTGACCGCACTTAATAAAATATATAAGGCAATAACAATGGCAACAACGCCGTCAATGTAAATAAACCCAGTGAAACTTAATGCAAATGAGCATAGGATCGCAATATTCATAAACAAATCCGTTTGGTAATGTAAACGGTCGGCTTTTATGGCAGGGCTATCGGTTATTTTAATCACTTTTGCTTGGTAAGTGATAAGTAATAAGGTGGCAATAATTGAAAATAAGGTTACTGCTATACCAATTTCACTATTGGCTAAAGGTTGTGGCGAGCTTAGGCGTTGTATGCCTTGTAATAGAATAAAAATGGCAGAACCTGAAATAAATGCACTTTGGGCTAATGAGGCAAGGGATTCGGCTTTGCCATGCCCAAAAGAGTGATTATGATCGGCTGGCATTAATGCAAAGCGCAGAATAATCAAATTCATTAATGATGCCACAAGATCCAAGAGGGAATCCGTAATGG
Above is a window of Volucribacter amazonae DNA encoding:
- a CDS encoding cation diffusion facilitator family transporter, encoding MTQHYSHYVKRASILAVTTAMILIIAKGIAWWLTDSVSMLASITDSLLDLVASLMNLIILRFALMPADHNHSFGHGKAESLASLAQSAFISGSAIFILLQGIQRLSSPQPLANSEIGIAVTLFSIIATLLLITYQAKVIKITDSPAIKADRLHYQTDLFMNIAILCSFALSFTGFIYIDGVVAIVIALYILLSAVKILIESTQLLLDVALPEQEIEQIKRIALADTRVIGLHDIRTRRAGSVRFIQLHLELADELSLLEAHDITDHIEHQLTQSFGQADIIIHQEPTSVVQAEQQHKI